A region of Clostridia bacterium DNA encodes the following proteins:
- a CDS encoding helix-turn-helix domain-containing protein, translating to MANPDKKKQETKNKAPIPKTSKKRKGTRDKYVYWISEEGLALVNGWARDGLTDEEIAGKIGIQRTTIYDWKKRFPDFADALKNGKEVVDYKVEQALLKKALGFKETIRKPVRLRRGEDWDEIEYVDEEIYYPPDTTAQIFWLKNRKPNRWKNDDRYIVEKNDAEEKQADMHQITLEALKSRIVPGFNDEDESITNNPEKEAGEGA from the coding sequence GTGGCAAATCCGGATAAAAAAAAACAGGAAACAAAGAACAAGGCGCCAATACCTAAAACTTCAAAAAAGCGTAAGGGAACCAGGGATAAATATGTCTATTGGATTTCCGAAGAAGGATTGGCGCTTGTCAACGGATGGGCAAGAGATGGCCTAACCGACGAAGAAATTGCAGGGAAAATCGGAATCCAGCGGACAACAATCTATGACTGGAAGAAAAGGTTCCCCGACTTTGCCGACGCCCTCAAAAATGGGAAAGAGGTCGTTGACTACAAAGTCGAGCAAGCTTTGCTGAAAAAGGCGCTCGGGTTTAAAGAAACGATTCGGAAACCGGTTCGACTGAGACGCGGCGAGGACTGGGATGAAATCGAATACGTCGACGAAGAAATCTATTATCCGCCCGATACGACAGCTCAAATATTCTGGCTCAAGAACCGCAAACCCAACAGATGGAAAAACGATGATCGCTATATCGTCGAAAAGAACGATGCTGAAGAAAAGCAAGCTGACATGCATCAGATCACGCTTGAGGCGCTTAAAAGTCGCATAGTCCCTGGATTTAACGATGAGGATGAAAGCATAACCAATAATCCAGAAAAAGAAGCAGGTGAGGGAGCATGA